The genome window ACCGACGGATGGCGTGCCGGCCTCCAGTACATCTCGTCGCTCGCCGACGAGGGGCTCATCGACACCGCGTCATTCACTCAGAACGGGGAGGCTCTGCGGGCCCTCGGTGACAACGCAGACGGCGAGATCCTCGGGGCCGCGGCCGTTCTGCACCCGTACGAGATCGTGACAGCCGATTCGCCAGACGGCCGAGACACGCACTACGACGCGGTGCCCCCGGTCAAGGGGCCCGACGGCACGCAGTTCGCCACCTACCGTTCGCCGGTCAGCCCGCTCGGCATGTTCGCCCTGACGAACAAGTCGACCGAGGAGGAGCGCATCCAGGCCATCAAGGTGATCGACTACCTCGTGACAGAGGAAGGCGACCGTCTCGGCGCAATGGGTCCCGAGGGCGAGGCGTGGGTGCCGGCCGTCGAGGGCGACGTCGCTCTCGACCCCGAGCTCGACCCGACGTTCAAGCCGCTCACGTACGACGAGACCTCGAACGCCTCATGGCGCTCGATGGGTCAGTACTGGGACTCGCTCGAGTACCGCAACTCGCAGGTCGTGCCGGAGGATGTGTACTCACCCGACGGATATGAGCGTCGACTGCTCAACGCGTCACAGGAGTACGAGCCCTACGCTCCAGACGAGAGCATGCTCTTCCCCGTCGAGAAGCTGTGGCCGGACCCTGACACCTCGGCGGAGCTCGCCGAGCTGCAGACGAACATCGCGACCTACATCACGCAGGCGCAGGCGGAGTTCGTGACCGGTCAGCGCGACATCGATGACGACGCCGCGTGGGACGCCTACGCCGCCGACCTCGAGGGTCTCGGGCTCTCTCGTTACCTCGAGCTGCAGCAGGACCTCTACGACGCGCTCTGAGCGCCGTTCGACGGATGCGCGGGGCGGAGTGATCCGCCCCGCGCCTCTCCGCGTCTCCGATGACGAGTGACCGGCGCAGTATCTGCGGCGAGCATGCAGAGAGGCGGATGCTTCGCGGCATCCGCCTCTGCCGGAGTCTCTGTCGTGGGCCTCAGCGCACGAGCGCCTGGATGGCGGTGGCGGCGGCGCCGCGCGCCCAGTCCTCGAAGGTGTGCGGGCGGGTGACGATGCGGCAGCGCACGGCAGCCCCGAACGCGTGGTTCTCGAACGCGTCACGCAGCGTCTTCTCGAAGAGATCGAAGTCGGACACGCCTTCTCCGCCGATGATCAC of Microbacterium sp. LWH13-1.2 contains these proteins:
- a CDS encoding extracellular solute-binding protein, which encodes MKKRITRGAIAAVTVVATGLALAACTPPSDDNGQLVAFGPQGDNGSLAENEFTQLLEKKFDIDFDWQTTTYDGSVAGEKRQVSLASGDYPDAYFLVPWVDAFSRSEILKYGQQGVLLPLEDLIDEYAPNLKERFEEKPDWEQSVTAPDGHIYAITQWTECYHCSYPSKLWMNTTWLDKLGLEQPTTTEELREVLRAFKNDDPNGNGRPDEVALSASASEPVINYFMNAFTYAPYGSPSSPPPMVLDGGKVTLSATTDGWRAGLQYISSLADEGLIDTASFTQNGEALRALGDNADGEILGAAAVLHPYEIVTADSPDGRDTHYDAVPPVKGPDGTQFATYRSPVSPLGMFALTNKSTEEERIQAIKVIDYLVTEEGDRLGAMGPEGEAWVPAVEGDVALDPELDPTFKPLTYDETSNASWRSMGQYWDSLEYRNSQVVPEDVYSPDGYERRLLNASQEYEPYAPDESMLFPVEKLWPDPDTSAELAELQTNIATYITQAQAEFVTGQRDIDDDAAWDAYAADLEGLGLSRYLELQQDLYDAL